In Methylocystis sp. IM3, the DNA window CAGGCGCCTTTGCCGTCCATGCTGATGGCGATCTTTGCATCGAGAAGCACCCGCGTGAAGTCGAGGCTGGTGAACTGGCTCCCCTGATCCGTGTTGAAGATCTCGGGCTTGCCATGCTTCGCCAGCGCTTCTTTCACAGCTTCAATGCAAAACTCCGCCTCCATCGTGATCGACACGCGATGCGCCAGCACGCGCCGGCTCGCCACGTCGACGATGGCCGCCAGATAGACGAAGCCGCGCCGCATGGGGATGTAGCTGATGTCCATCGCCCAGACATGATCCGGCCGCTCGACCGTCACGCTGCGCAGAAGATACGGGTAGATCTTGTGTCCTGGCGTCGGCTTGCTCGTATTCGGCCGCCGATAGAGCGCTTCGATCCCCATTCGCTTCATCAGCGTCGCCACATGCCGGCGGCCGACGACGACGCCCTCGTGCCGCAAGAGATCGCGCAGCATCCGCGCCCCGGCGAAGGGATAATCGAGATGCAATTCGTCGAGGCGCCGAATCAGCTTCAGGTCCTCGGCCGAAACCGGCCGAGGCATATAGTAGACCGTGCTGCGGGCGAGGCCGAGCGCCTTCGCCTGCCGGGCGAGTGGGAGGTTGTGGTCGCGGTCGATCATCTTTTTGCGCTCGGCAGGCCGGCCCTGCCGAGCGCGCCGGACAAAAAATCGTTTTCCAATGTCAGCTCGCCGATCTTGGCGTGAAGCGTCTTCAGATCGACGGCGGCTTCCCTGGGCTCCGTCTTCTCCGGCCCGAACACGCCCGCCGCGCCGTCCAGCAACTGGCTCTTCCACGTCGTGATCTGGTTCGGATGGACGTCGAACTGCTGCGCAAGTTCGGCCAGAGTCTTCTCGCCCTTGATCGCGGCCAAAGCCACTTTCGCCTTAAACGCCGGAGAATGCGTCCGGCGGCTCCTCTTCGTCATCCAATGCTCCTGATTCTCAGCGAGAATCCTCGCCGCCGTCAGGCAGAAAATCCACTCAACCTACTGCCCGAATTTGCGGGGCCAGCTCTCGCTTTGGGCCGACAAGGGCGGGCATGACCCAGCCGCCTGTGAGCTACAAACGCCATCGTTTCCCGGCGTAGATCATCGCCCACGCCGTCTGGCTCTATTTCAGGTTCCCGCCTAGCCTGCGCCTCGTCGAGGAAATGCTGCTCGAGCGAGGGATCGTTCTCTCCTATGAAACCATCCGCCGCTGGGCCATGAAATTCGGGCTGGATGACGCCCATCGCCTGAAGCGCAAAAAGCCCGGCAGGCGCGACGTCTGGCATCTCGACGAGGTCGTCGTCTCGATCAACGGCGAGAGGCGCTATCTCTGGCGGGCCGTCGACCAGGATGGCTACGTCCTCGACGAAATCGTCCAGGTTCGCCGCAACGCCAGGGCCGCCGAACGATTGCTAAAGCGCCTCCTCC includes these proteins:
- a CDS encoding IS3 family transposase (programmed frameshift); this encodes MTKRSRRTHSPAFKAKVALAAIKGEKTLAELAQQFDVHPNQITTWKSQLLDGAAGVFGPEKTEPREAAVDLKTLHAKIGELTLENGFFVRRARQGRPAERKKMIDRDHNLPLARQAKALGLARSTVYYMPRPVSAEDLKLIRRLDELHLDYPFAGARMLRDLLRHEGVVVGRRHVATLMKRMGIEALYRRPNTSKPTPGHKIYPYLLRSVTVERPDHVWAMDISYIPMRRGFVYLAAIVDVASRRVLAHRVSITMEAEFCIEAVKEALAKHGKPEIFNTDQGSQFTSLDFTRVLLDAKIAISMDGKGAWRDNVFVERLWRSVKYEEVYLRAYDTVSEARASIGRYLAFYNERRPHSSLDGRTPDEAYFGVKETAMAA
- a CDS encoding IS6 family transposase, with translation MIAHAVWLYFRFPPSLRLVEEMLLERGIVLSYETIRRWAMKFGLDDAHRLKRKKPGRRDVWHLDEVVVSINGERRYLWRAVDQDGYVLDEIVQVRRNARAAERLLKRLLHKQSCRPRRMVTDKLGSYAVAQRKTLPNVEHRSHKGLNNRAENSHVPLRKRERAMQGFRSWRGLQRFVDVFSALRNLFVPPQPSRHSAIAIHLHRLRAFAEWRSVTLPA